From one Solea solea chromosome 15, fSolSol10.1, whole genome shotgun sequence genomic stretch:
- the LOC131473594 gene encoding coiled-coil domain-containing protein 85A-like, with protein MEKGQHQHQHHQMSRSAESAQQQQQQQVKEVEEDVSKIRDEELLLKWSKEEVVRRLRRSEAEKRSVIVEHGNLMREVNRRLQQHLNEIRSLKDVNQKLQQDNQELRDLCCFLDDDRQKGKRVLREWQRLGRYSAGLMRKEVAIYLQKLKELEQRQVEIIQENQDFKELCLLLEEERAAAVAEGGGGGGTGGQVGPGCRSSIDSQSSLSQLGGGVSVAGLLRDVGDGSSTSSAGSTSSPDNPHHKPPTLGSSLSSGCGSSCVSSEHTKNKPDNVCESTGRRNSSTSEYHTFPQPCRPRGGSLTNLDPHRLRGHSPEKHSRSPTRLPCESHLKSCSADLLAHKQLIMSGQGSTKSSPELSQRHRFVSTVGTAHGSPETKQPGAGTPELVRKGRVVVGSPEMMRHHYHCHHSPGLDHSKGRYGSGSSTSRDGVQRRPVGEELSPHHQSLYNALISAGCCTSACRSVKLWDSFDAS; from the exons ATGGAGAAAggtcagcatcagcatcagcatcatcagatGTCCAGAAGCGCAGAGagcgcgcagcagcagcagcagcagcaggtaaaggaggtggaggaggacgtCTCCAAAATCCGCgacgaggagctgctgctgaagtggAGCAAAGAGGAGGTGGTGCGGAGGCTGCGGAGGTCCGAGGCAGAGAAGAGGAGCGTCATCGTGGAACACGGCAATCTGATGCGCGAGGTCAACCGGAGActccagcagcacctgaacgagATCCGGAGTCTGAAG GATGTGAACCAGAAACTTCAGCAGGACAACCAGGAGCTGCGGGACCTGTGCTGCTTCCTGGACGACGACCGGCAGAAAGGGAAGCGTGTGCTGCGCGAGTGGCAGCGTCTGGGCCGCTACAGCGCCGGCCTGATGAGGAAGGAGGTGGCCATCTACCTGCAGAAGCTGAAGGAACTAGAGCAGCGGCAGGTGGAGATCATCCAGGAGAACCAGGACTTCAAGGAGCTGTGCCTCTTGCTGGAGGAGGAGCGAGCAGCAGCTGTGGCtgagggtggaggaggtggaggtacGGGTGGACAGGTTGGCCCCGGCTGCAGGAGCTCCATCGACAGTCAGAGCAGCTTGTCTCAGTTGGGTGGAGGCGTCTCAGTTGCTGGTCTGCTGCGAGATGTTGGTGATGGTAGCAGTACATCTAGTGCGGGGAGCACAAGCAGTCCCGACAACCCTCACCACAAACCGCCCACCCTGGGCTCGAGCCTCAGCTCCGGTTGTGGGTCGAGCTGCGTGTCCTCGgagcacacaaaaaacaaaccggACAATGTTTGCGAATCAACCGGGAGGAGGAACAGCTCCACCTCTGAGTACCACACCTTCCCACAGCCCTGCCGGCCACGTGGTGGTTCCCTCACAAACCTGGACCCTCACAGGCTGCGGGGTCACAGCCCAGAGAAGCACAGTAGGTCTCCCACCAGGCTACCGTGTGAATCCCACCTCAAATCCTGCAGTGCTGATCTGCTGGCTCACAAACAGCTCATAATGTCAGGACAGGGGTCCACCAAGTCCAGTCCAGAGCTGAGTCAAAGACACCGGTTTGTTAGCACAGTGGGGACGGCTCATGGGAGTCCAGAGACCAAGCAGCCAGGGGCGGGGACACCTGAGCTGGTGAGGAAGGGGAGGGTGGTTGTGGGGAGTCCGGAGATGATGCGGCACCACTATCACTGCCACCACAGTCCTGGTCTGGATCACAGTAAGGGGAGGTACGGCAGTGGGTCCAGTACCAGCAGAGATGGGGTTCAGAGGAGACCAGTGGGGGAGGAGCTTTCCCCGCACCACCAGAGTCTGTACAACG